A genomic region of Lytechinus pictus isolate F3 Inbred chromosome 2, Lp3.0, whole genome shotgun sequence contains the following coding sequences:
- the LOC129271386 gene encoding SNF-related serine/threonine-protein kinase-like: protein MSGLYSKHNHDAKIVGLYDLEETLGRGHFAIVKLARHIFTGEKVAVKVIDKLKLDEVSKAHLFQEVQCMKLVQHPNVVRLYEVIDTQTKLYLILELGDGGDMYDYIMQHENGLDEELARTYFRQIVEAISYCHKRRVVHRDLKPENVIFFKKQGVVKLTDFGFSNCFVPGKKLETSCGSLAYSAPEILLGDSYDAPAVGKIIVTISKI from the coding sequence ATGAGTGGGTTATATTCCAAGCACAATCATGACGCGAAAATCGTCGGTCTGTACGACTTGGAGGAGACGCTTGGACGGGGCCACTTCGCGATCGTCAAGCTGGCTCGACACATCTTTACTGGAGAAAAGGTTGCAGTCAAAGTGATCGATAAATTGAAACTTGATGAAGTATCAAAGGCTCATTTATTTCAGGAAGTGCAATGCATGAAACTGGTGCAACATCCCAATGTTGTCCGGTTGTACGAGGTGATCGATACACagacaaaattatatttaattttggAATTGGGAGATGGCGGGGACATGTATGATTACATCATGCAACATGAAAATGGTCTTGATGAAGAACTTGCCAGAACTTACTTTCGACAGATTGTGGAGGCTATTTCCTATTGCCATAAACGGCGCGTTGTTCATCGAGATCTCAAGCCGGAAAACGTCATCTTTTTCAAAAAGCAAGGTGTTGTAAAGCTGACCGATTTTGGATTTAGTAATTGTTTCGTGCCTGGAAAGAAATTGGAGACCTCTTGTGGAAGTTTAGCATACTCAGCTCCTGAGATTCTTCTTGGGGATTCTTATGATGCTCCTGCAGTTGGTAAGATAATTGTCACAATatcgaaaatatga